One window of the Rufibacter radiotolerans genome contains the following:
- the rsgA gene encoding ribosome small subunit-dependent GTPase A, which yields MTGIVIKSTGSWYLVRSLQGGQLYKCRLRGKFKNKGLKVSNPLAVGDEVTMELEGGEHQAVITEIKPRRNYIIRKSTHKAHHAHIVASNLDVAYLVVTLVSPRTSFGFIDRFLVTAEAYQIPATLLFNKIDLYDEEALAYMNQVMGLYERIGYPCLPLSAQTGEGLPEVQKLLTGKTSLFTGHSGVGKSTLVNALVPDLAIKTQEISSFSDKGVHTTTFAEMFEVEPGTYLIDTPGIKELGVVEMKKEEIGHYFPEMRALLNKCRFNNCIHINEPGCAVQEAVKKGKIALPRYESYLSLLQDEDSHR from the coding sequence ATGACAGGCATAGTAATAAAATCAACCGGCTCTTGGTATCTGGTACGCTCGCTCCAGGGAGGGCAGCTGTACAAATGCCGCCTGCGCGGGAAGTTCAAGAACAAGGGGCTCAAGGTTAGCAACCCGTTGGCGGTAGGCGATGAGGTGACCATGGAACTGGAGGGCGGCGAGCACCAGGCCGTGATCACCGAAATAAAACCACGCCGCAACTACATCATCCGTAAATCAACCCATAAGGCGCACCACGCGCACATTGTGGCCTCTAACCTGGACGTGGCCTACCTGGTGGTCACGCTGGTATCTCCGCGCACCTCGTTCGGGTTCATTGACCGGTTTCTGGTAACCGCCGAGGCGTACCAGATTCCGGCTACGCTTTTGTTTAACAAGATTGACTTGTATGACGAAGAGGCACTGGCCTACATGAACCAGGTGATGGGCTTGTACGAGCGCATTGGCTACCCCTGCCTGCCGCTCTCGGCGCAAACCGGAGAGGGCCTGCCCGAGGTGCAGAAACTGTTGACCGGAAAAACCTCGCTGTTCACGGGCCACTCGGGGGTGGGTAAAAGCACGCTGGTGAATGCCCTGGTGCCTGACCTGGCCATCAAGACCCAAGAAATCTCCTCGTTCTCAGACAAGGGCGTGCATACTACTACCTTCGCGGAGATGTTTGAGGTGGAACCCGGTACCTACCTAATTGACACCCCGGGCATCAAAGAACTGGGCGTGGTGGAGATGAAGAAGGAGGAGATTGGCCATTACTTCCCGGAGATGCGCGCGCTCCTCAACAAATGCCGGTTCAACAACTGCATCCATATCAATGAGCCGGGCTGCGCCGTGCAGGAGGCCGTGAAAAAAGGCAAAATCGCCCTGCCCCGCTATGAAAGCTACCTAAGCCTTCTCCAGGACGAGGACTCGCACCGGTAA
- a CDS encoding 3-deoxy-D-manno-octulosonic acid transferase, with product MSTILYEVGIRAYGLGVRLAAPFVPKAALWVKGRKDIFQEIREKLKGNTAPLAWFHCASLGEFEQGRPLMEAFKEKFPDFKIVLTFFSPSGYEVRKNYPGADFIFYLPLDTDHNARCFVSLVKPKLAVFVKYEFWHHYTKALRKRHIPMFSVSAIFRPNQVYFRKGGGFYRRILERFSHIYTQNQESLELLAGLDFSKVSLAGDTRVDRVLQTAEKAAPIPVAQAFKGSDPVMVIGSSWPQDLKVLVPFMQGELATLKFILAPHEIKEHELAELEAQFPAKAIRFSQADPATVANYRLLLIDNIGMLSSLYQYANYAYVGGAFGKGLHNTLEPAAFGPPIFFGPKYAKFQEAIDLVEIGAAFPVHSAQELSKAFKALEENPSARANIKTNIQEYLKKQAGATERILTALEYWLPSRQA from the coding sequence ATGTCTACTATTTTATACGAAGTTGGAATTCGGGCGTATGGCCTGGGCGTGCGGCTGGCGGCTCCTTTTGTGCCCAAGGCGGCCCTATGGGTCAAGGGCCGAAAAGATATCTTTCAGGAGATAAGAGAGAAACTCAAAGGCAATACCGCCCCGTTGGCCTGGTTCCACTGCGCCAGCTTAGGCGAGTTTGAGCAAGGCCGTCCGCTCATGGAAGCCTTCAAAGAGAAATTCCCTGACTTTAAGATCGTGCTTACCTTCTTCTCCCCTTCGGGGTATGAGGTGCGCAAAAACTACCCCGGCGCCGATTTCATTTTTTACCTACCCCTTGACACTGACCACAACGCCCGCTGCTTTGTCTCTTTGGTAAAGCCCAAGCTGGCCGTGTTTGTGAAGTACGAGTTCTGGCACCATTACACCAAGGCGCTGCGCAAACGGCATATTCCCATGTTCTCGGTGTCAGCTATTTTCAGGCCCAACCAGGTTTATTTTAGAAAGGGTGGCGGCTTTTACCGCCGAATTCTGGAGCGCTTCTCGCACATCTACACCCAGAACCAGGAATCACTGGAATTGCTGGCCGGCCTTGACTTTAGTAAGGTGAGCCTGGCCGGCGATACCCGCGTGGACCGGGTGCTGCAAACCGCCGAAAAGGCGGCGCCCATCCCGGTGGCCCAGGCCTTTAAAGGCAGTGACCCGGTGATGGTGATTGGGAGCAGCTGGCCCCAGGACCTGAAAGTGCTGGTACCCTTTATGCAGGGAGAGTTGGCCACCCTTAAGTTTATCCTGGCGCCTCATGAGATCAAAGAACATGAGTTAGCCGAACTGGAAGCCCAGTTCCCGGCCAAGGCCATTCGGTTCTCCCAAGCAGACCCAGCCACCGTGGCCAACTACCGCCTGTTGCTCATAGACAACATTGGCATGCTCTCCAGCCTCTACCAGTACGCGAATTACGCCTACGTGGGCGGCGCCTTTGGGAAGGGGCTGCACAATACCCTGGAGCCCGCGGCCTTTGGGCCACCCATCTTTTTTGGGCCCAAATACGCCAAGTTCCAGGAAGCCATAGACCTGGTGGAGATAGGCGCCGCGTTCCCGGTGCACTCTGCGCAGGAACTGAGCAAAGCCTTTAAAGCGCTGGAAGAAAACCCTTCGGCGAGAGCCAACATCAAAACCAATATCCAGGAGTACCTGAAAAAACAGGCCGGCGCCACCGAACGTATCTTAACGGCGTTGGAATATTGGTTACCTTCGCGGCAAGCATGA
- a CDS encoding N,N-dimethylformamidase beta subunit family domain-containing protein, giving the protein MKRSRRLAHLFPGLQRQLLKVAGPLRHWAWRLKPKPPIPRDEVTQDMLPEALEGYTSQPFYLPGQIVGFHLKAKLPHNHLFLEHYQADLEWEPIAEHAFPELLLTNTLDEAQNGCHWPIGWEFTLPFNAAPGYYRATLTNPELEQPTYIHFLVGSAAPKSKVAVLAPVTTWLAYNAYGGQSLYRNALSEGHVPFVSSQRPNTALTYHGTHSLQHNLRIEANIYQWFAKNYAADLYPDFYLEAHPEFLTDYKVLVLAYHAEYFSEKMYRTLWDLVFQNGISLLALGGNQVYWQVRWHQGFTHLECQKDGSFFQNEAKRGTLWRHTARPEAQLLGAQFSEPGMGTYAPYQVLQPKHWLFAGSQVKQGGIFGTAGIDGLPICGDETDKSPWSSPDNTVVLARGLNKKAGEEGEIYAVEDPAWNGTGGGEITFTEVTGKCAVLNTGSIQSGSGLGVDGVFTRLVQNFMQRYTHTSNDGTTAG; this is encoded by the coding sequence ATGAAGCGAAGTAGAAGATTGGCGCATTTGTTTCCGGGCCTGCAAAGGCAACTCCTTAAAGTTGCGGGTCCGCTGCGTCATTGGGCGTGGCGCCTGAAACCCAAGCCACCTATTCCCCGGGATGAGGTAACGCAAGACATGCTTCCCGAGGCCCTGGAAGGCTACACCTCCCAGCCTTTTTACCTCCCCGGCCAGATAGTGGGGTTTCACCTGAAGGCCAAATTACCCCACAACCACCTATTTCTGGAACATTATCAGGCCGACCTGGAATGGGAACCCATAGCAGAACATGCTTTTCCTGAGCTGCTTCTGACCAATACCCTGGACGAAGCCCAGAACGGCTGTCACTGGCCTATAGGGTGGGAATTTACTTTGCCTTTTAACGCTGCTCCCGGTTACTACCGCGCCACCCTTACCAATCCTGAACTGGAACAACCCACCTACATTCATTTTCTGGTGGGTTCTGCCGCGCCTAAAAGTAAAGTGGCGGTGCTGGCCCCGGTCACTACCTGGTTGGCTTACAACGCCTATGGTGGGCAATCTCTCTACCGAAACGCCCTCTCTGAAGGCCATGTCCCCTTCGTTTCCAGCCAGCGGCCTAACACCGCCCTTACTTATCATGGCACCCACTCCCTGCAGCATAACCTGCGCATAGAGGCCAACATCTACCAGTGGTTTGCCAAGAATTACGCCGCTGACCTGTACCCAGACTTTTACCTGGAGGCGCACCCAGAATTTTTAACCGATTACAAAGTACTGGTACTAGCTTACCACGCCGAGTATTTCTCGGAGAAAATGTACCGCACCCTCTGGGACTTGGTCTTCCAAAACGGCATTTCCCTGCTGGCCCTGGGCGGCAACCAAGTATACTGGCAGGTACGGTGGCATCAGGGTTTCACCCACCTGGAATGCCAGAAAGACGGCTCTTTTTTCCAAAACGAGGCTAAACGAGGTACGCTCTGGCGCCACACCGCCCGTCCCGAGGCCCAGTTGCTGGGCGCCCAATTCTCCGAGCCCGGCATGGGAACCTATGCGCCCTATCAGGTTCTGCAACCCAAGCACTGGCTCTTTGCCGGCTCGCAGGTAAAACAAGGTGGAATCTTCGGCACGGCCGGCATTGACGGTTTGCCTATCTGTGGTGATGAAACGGATAAGTCCCCCTGGAGCAGTCCCGATAATACGGTGGTCCTGGCTAGAGGCCTGAACAAAAAAGCAGGAGAAGAAGGAGAAATCTACGCGGTAGAAGACCCTGCCTGGAACGGTACCGGGGGCGGAGAAATCACGTTCACGGAGGTGACCGGCAAATGCGCGGTTTTGAATACCGGCTCTATCCAGAGCGGTTCAGGGCTGGGAGTAGATGGAGTTTTTACAAGGTTGGTTCAGAACTTTATGCAGCGGTATACCCATACTTCCAACGATGGTACCACCGCCGGATAA
- a CDS encoding nuclear transport factor 2 family protein, with translation MKSEMVENYIAAYNRFDVDGMVANLAEGVVFKNVSEGKVNLELKGLAAFREQAEKAKALFLEREQKITALEEAENNVTVLIDYTAVLAVDFSPELKAGQTLNLKGKSIFTFRGNKITTIEDIT, from the coding sequence ATGAAAAGTGAAATGGTAGAGAATTACATAGCCGCCTATAACCGCTTTGACGTGGACGGCATGGTGGCCAATTTAGCCGAAGGGGTGGTGTTTAAGAACGTGTCTGAAGGAAAGGTAAATCTGGAGCTAAAAGGCCTTGCCGCGTTCAGAGAACAGGCAGAGAAGGCGAAAGCTCTGTTTCTGGAAAGGGAACAGAAGATCACGGCTCTGGAAGAGGCAGAAAATAATGTAACCGTCCTGATTGATTACACCGCGGTTTTGGCGGTTGACTTCTCGCCTGAGCTCAAAGCGGGCCAAACCCTTAACCTAAAAGGCAAATCCATTTTTACCTTCAGAGGAAATAAAATCACTACCATAGAAGATATCACCTAA
- a CDS encoding class I SAM-dependent methyltransferase — MRKLYWYSRGWLYLGNKVYCPLCEDSFRMFLPFGPERRSQALCPRCHTLERHRLLWLYLQERVHIQEQHLEVLHFAPEPILQQRLKSLLNLKYRSADLTSPEAMDHVDIQSLPYPDHTFDLILCSHVLAHIPQDRKALQEIRRVLRPNGRILIQARIHPNPTTLEVPGARTPAQRLKAYGQADRYRNYGQDFAQRIAAEGFTVETVDYAQTRSPEEQAHLGLGQGHFIFVATPTMNEAK; from the coding sequence TTGCGGAAGCTCTACTGGTATTCCAGGGGCTGGCTTTACCTGGGTAACAAAGTGTACTGCCCGCTCTGCGAAGATTCTTTCAGGATGTTCCTGCCCTTTGGCCCCGAACGCCGGTCGCAGGCCCTCTGCCCGCGGTGCCATACCCTGGAGCGCCATCGTCTGCTGTGGCTATACCTGCAGGAGCGGGTGCATATTCAGGAACAGCATCTGGAGGTACTACACTTCGCTCCGGAACCTATTCTGCAGCAGCGCCTGAAAAGCCTTTTGAACCTGAAATACCGCAGCGCGGACCTTACCTCGCCGGAGGCGATGGACCACGTGGATATTCAGTCTTTGCCGTACCCAGATCATACCTTTGACCTTATCCTGTGTTCGCATGTGTTGGCCCACATACCCCAGGACCGCAAGGCCCTGCAGGAAATACGGCGTGTGCTTCGCCCTAACGGCCGAATCTTAATCCAGGCCCGCATACACCCCAACCCAACCACCCTGGAAGTCCCTGGGGCCCGCACCCCCGCCCAGCGCCTTAAAGCCTATGGCCAGGCCGACCGGTACCGGAATTACGGTCAGGATTTTGCGCAACGCATAGCCGCTGAGGGGTTCACGGTAGAGACGGTGGATTACGCCCAAACCCGCAGCCCAGAGGAACAAGCCCATTTGGGTCTGGGTCAAGGCCATTTTATCTTTGTGGCCACCCCCACCATGAATGAAGCGAAGTAG
- a CDS encoding sigma 54-interacting transcriptional regulator, producing the protein MLYTDIPAEQLHRIKTLGQLKASGYEPRSVKEELRANLIKKLSSGEEVFPGIFGYEETVIPDLQRAILSRHHINLLGLRGQAKTRIARLLVQLLDEYVPVIAGSELNDDPLQPLSRFAHDQILHHADETAIAWLHRDDRYTEKLATPDVSVADLIGDADPIKAATLKLPYSDERVIHFGLIPRAHRGIFVINELPDLQARIQVSLFNILQEGDIQIRGFKIRLPLDIQFVFTANPEDYTNRGSIVTPLKDRIDSQIITHYPKSIEVGKRITKQEARITPAQQERVLGHELIHDLVEQIAFEARESEYVDAKSGVSARLTISAYENVVSAAERRVLLNGEAQTHVRVADFLAAVPAVTGKVELVYEGEQEGAGGVAYRLMGKAIRTQFLNYFPDPDKFKKQKEKDPYKKVTAWFSDGHTLDLLSDASDEEYKRELLQVPGLSEVAEKFQPTPKDEAEHLFWMEFCLHGLAEYSLISRNRLTAGLQFKDLLSSMFSGGSFSLEDEDDDEDEEDKRRY; encoded by the coding sequence ATGTTATACACAGATATTCCCGCAGAACAGCTGCACCGCATTAAAACACTGGGCCAGTTAAAGGCCAGCGGCTATGAGCCCCGTTCTGTCAAAGAAGAGTTGCGCGCCAACCTTATCAAGAAGCTGAGCAGCGGCGAAGAAGTGTTCCCTGGTATCTTCGGGTACGAGGAAACCGTTATTCCAGACCTGCAGCGCGCCATCCTTAGCCGTCACCACATAAACCTGCTGGGTTTGCGCGGGCAGGCCAAGACGCGTATTGCCCGCCTCCTGGTACAGCTGCTGGATGAGTACGTACCCGTGATTGCCGGTTCTGAGCTCAATGATGATCCGCTGCAGCCGCTCTCACGCTTTGCCCATGATCAGATTCTGCACCACGCAGACGAGACCGCTATTGCCTGGCTGCACCGCGATGACCGCTACACTGAGAAACTGGCCACCCCAGACGTATCCGTAGCGGACCTCATCGGTGACGCCGACCCTATCAAAGCCGCCACGCTTAAGTTGCCATACTCAGATGAGCGCGTGATCCATTTCGGGCTGATCCCGAGGGCGCACCGGGGGATCTTTGTGATCAATGAGCTGCCAGATTTACAGGCCCGTATTCAGGTGTCTCTGTTCAACATCCTGCAGGAAGGCGATATCCAGATCAGGGGCTTCAAGATCAGGCTGCCGCTGGACATTCAGTTTGTGTTCACCGCCAACCCAGAAGATTACACCAACCGGGGCTCCATTGTGACGCCGCTCAAAGACCGGATTGACTCCCAGATCATTACCCACTACCCCAAAAGCATTGAGGTGGGTAAGCGCATCACCAAGCAGGAGGCGCGTATCACGCCCGCCCAGCAGGAGCGCGTGCTGGGGCATGAGCTCATCCATGACCTGGTGGAGCAGATTGCCTTTGAGGCCCGCGAGAGCGAGTACGTAGACGCCAAAAGCGGGGTGTCGGCCCGCTTGACCATCTCCGCGTATGAGAACGTGGTCAGTGCCGCAGAGCGCCGTGTGCTGCTCAACGGTGAAGCCCAGACCCACGTGCGCGTGGCAGATTTCCTGGCCGCCGTGCCTGCCGTGACCGGTAAGGTGGAGTTGGTGTATGAAGGTGAGCAGGAGGGAGCCGGCGGCGTGGCCTACCGGTTAATGGGCAAAGCCATCAGAACCCAGTTCCTGAACTATTTCCCGGACCCAGATAAGTTCAAGAAGCAGAAAGAGAAAGACCCCTACAAGAAAGTGACGGCCTGGTTCTCAGACGGGCACACCCTTGACCTTCTGAGCGACGCCTCAGATGAAGAGTACAAGCGCGAGCTGCTTCAGGTGCCGGGCCTCTCTGAGGTGGCAGAGAAGTTCCAGCCCACGCCCAAAGACGAGGCCGAGCATCTCTTCTGGATGGAGTTCTGCCTGCACGGCCTGGCCGAGTACAGCCTCATCTCCCGCAACCGCCTCACCGCCGGCCTTCAGTTCAAGGACCTGCTCAGCAGCATGTTCTCCGGGGGCAGCTTCAGCCTGGAAGACGAGGATGACGACGAGGATGAAGAGGATAAAAGACGTTATTAA
- a CDS encoding peptidylprolyl isomerase gives MKTAEIHTAKGVMKVEFYEKDAPKTVENFTKLAKEGFYDGLSFHRVLPDFVIQGGCPNSREGAKGVPGTGGPGYKIDCEVTGGNQFHDKGVLSMAHAGRNTGGSQFFICHSRNNTAHLDRNHTCFGKVVEGQDIIDDIRQGDRIEKIVVNED, from the coding sequence ATGAAAACCGCAGAAATCCATACCGCGAAGGGCGTCATGAAAGTAGAATTCTACGAGAAAGACGCTCCTAAAACCGTGGAGAACTTCACCAAACTTGCCAAAGAAGGCTTCTATGACGGCCTTTCTTTTCACCGCGTATTGCCTGACTTCGTGATTCAGGGCGGCTGCCCTAATTCAAGAGAAGGCGCCAAAGGCGTGCCCGGCACCGGCGGACCAGGCTACAAAATTGACTGCGAGGTAACCGGTGGCAATCAGTTCCATGACAAAGGCGTGTTGTCAATGGCCCACGCAGGCCGTAACACCGGCGGGTCTCAGTTCTTCATCTGCCACAGCCGTAACAACACCGCGCACTTGGACCGCAACCACACCTGCTTCGGGAAAGTGGTAGAAGGCCAGGATATCATTGATGACATCCGCCAGGGCGACCGCATTGAAAAAATTGTAGTGAACGAAGACTAA
- a CDS encoding glycosyltransferase family 2 protein — protein sequence MTPPLVSIICLCYNHAPFLREALDSVLAQTYPHLEILVVDDKSTDASVQIIKEYITRFPQIKFIKHLENQGNCASFNEGFHLSQGEFFIDFATDDVLHPERVARQVAAFQDLPANYGVVYTDGELIDEQSKSLGFFYARTTQGKLTPAPAEGDVFAQVLGRYFICPPTMMMRRQVLEELNGYDPELAYEDFDFWVRSSRNWQYHFLDQVLCQRRIHPYSLSRKVYQVGDKQLASTVRVIQKAQKLVRTSLEKKAVLTRIKYEARHAYFTANYQEAEELLAILQAEQGLTPVYKVLQVLTQKRVPLQFIRRWYHRWKYGYTAA from the coding sequence ATGACGCCGCCGCTGGTTTCTATTATCTGTCTCTGCTACAACCACGCTCCCTTCCTGCGCGAGGCCCTGGATTCTGTGCTCGCCCAGACGTATCCTCACTTGGAGATTCTGGTGGTAGATGACAAAAGCACCGATGCCAGCGTACAAATCATTAAAGAATACATCACCCGCTTTCCCCAGATAAAATTTATAAAGCACCTTGAGAACCAGGGCAACTGCGCGTCTTTTAATGAGGGTTTCCACCTGAGCCAGGGCGAGTTTTTCATTGACTTCGCCACCGATGACGTGCTGCACCCGGAGCGTGTTGCCCGACAAGTCGCCGCTTTTCAAGACTTGCCCGCCAATTACGGCGTGGTGTACACCGATGGGGAATTAATAGACGAACAATCCAAGTCGCTTGGATTTTTCTACGCCCGTACCACCCAAGGAAAACTGACGCCCGCGCCCGCCGAAGGAGATGTGTTTGCCCAAGTATTGGGCCGCTATTTTATTTGTCCGCCCACCATGATGATGCGGCGGCAGGTATTGGAAGAATTGAACGGCTATGACCCCGAACTGGCCTATGAGGATTTTGATTTCTGGGTAAGATCTTCCCGAAACTGGCAGTACCATTTCCTGGACCAGGTGCTGTGCCAACGCCGGATTCACCCGTATTCTCTGTCCAGGAAAGTGTACCAGGTGGGGGACAAACAGCTGGCCTCTACGGTGCGGGTCATTCAAAAAGCCCAAAAGCTGGTAAGGACGTCCCTAGAAAAAAAAGCGGTGCTGACCCGAATCAAATATGAGGCGCGGCACGCCTATTTCACAGCCAATTACCAGGAGGCAGAAGAGTTGCTGGCTATTTTACAGGCAGAGCAAGGCCTCACCCCGGTCTATAAAGTATTACAGGTGCTTACCCAAAAGCGGGTACCATTGCAGTTTATCCGGCGGTGGTACCATCGTTGGAAGTATGGGTATACCGCTGCATAA
- a CDS encoding DUF427 domain-containing protein has translation MRAIWKNTVLAESDTTIEVEGNHYFPPTSLRWEFFKPSIRHSTCSWKGQASYFNLQVGHFENPDAAWTYPQTKEKAKNIEGYIAFWKGVQVVDDHFVAHGSRQEVLA, from the coding sequence ATGCGTGCAATCTGGAAAAATACTGTTCTGGCGGAGAGTGATACCACGATTGAGGTAGAGGGGAACCATTATTTTCCGCCCACTTCGCTCCGTTGGGAATTCTTCAAGCCCAGCATCAGGCACTCTACCTGCAGCTGGAAGGGCCAAGCCTCTTACTTCAACCTACAGGTGGGCCATTTTGAGAACCCAGACGCGGCCTGGACCTACCCCCAAACCAAGGAGAAGGCCAAAAACATTGAAGGCTACATTGCCTTCTGGAAGGGCGTGCAGGTGGTAGATGACCACTTTGTTGCCCACGGCTCCAGACAGGAAGTGCTCGCCTAG
- a CDS encoding acyl-ACP desaturase: protein MISSVMYTRTEVMKYLENFLDDTLPEFLKSVEDSWQPADFLPDARLDNFFDEIRDLKERARELSYDLLAVLIGDTITEEALPTYESWIMSIHDINNDEHSSWMKWNRGWTAEENRHGDLLNRYLYLTGRIDMRQMEASTQYLIADGMDIKTDNDPYRSFVYTSFQETATNYSHRRVGALAKKVGETTLSRICNFIAADEGRHAKAYKTFVKKIFEVDPSEMMLAYEDMMRKKIVMPAHYLRELGIDQGQTFGHFTDAAQRTGVYTSADYVEIIETLNREWKIGSMSGLNESGERARDYLMALPERLRRVADRMKIPQLQYKFKWIDS from the coding sequence ATGATATCATCGGTCATGTACACCCGCACAGAGGTGATGAAATACCTTGAGAACTTTCTGGATGATACCCTTCCGGAGTTCCTGAAATCTGTTGAAGATAGCTGGCAGCCGGCAGACTTTCTGCCAGACGCGCGCCTTGATAATTTCTTTGACGAGATACGCGACCTGAAAGAGCGGGCCCGCGAATTATCTTATGATTTATTGGCCGTCCTGATTGGTGATACTATCACCGAGGAGGCCTTGCCTACCTATGAGAGTTGGATCATGAGCATTCATGACATCAACAATGATGAGCACAGCTCCTGGATGAAGTGGAACCGCGGCTGGACCGCCGAGGAAAACCGCCACGGCGATCTCCTCAACCGCTACCTCTACCTGACCGGCCGCATTGACATGCGCCAGATGGAGGCCTCTACCCAGTACCTCATTGCCGACGGCATGGACATTAAAACAGATAATGACCCGTACCGCAGCTTTGTCTATACCTCTTTCCAGGAAACCGCCACCAACTACTCGCACCGCCGGGTGGGCGCGCTGGCCAAGAAAGTAGGCGAAACCACCTTGTCACGTATATGTAATTTCATTGCCGCTGATGAAGGACGCCACGCCAAGGCGTACAAAACCTTCGTAAAGAAAATCTTTGAGGTAGACCCGTCTGAAATGATGTTGGCCTATGAAGATATGATGCGCAAGAAAATTGTGATGCCGGCTCACTACCTACGCGAACTGGGCATTGACCAGGGCCAGACCTTCGGGCACTTCACAGATGCCGCCCAGCGTACCGGCGTCTATACCTCTGCTGACTACGTGGAGATCATAGAAACCCTGAACCGCGAGTGGAAAATTGGCAGCATGTCAGGCCTTAACGAGTCTGGCGAGCGTGCCCGTGACTACTTAATGGCCCTTCCTGAGCGCCTTCGTCGCGTGGCAGACCGCATGAAGATTCCTCAGTTGCAATACAAGTTCAAATGGATTGATAGCTAA
- a CDS encoding vWA domain-containing protein, whose protein sequence is MAAGYRFSDYVPEETQDKGFESLLQIFLQLITLTAGDVAEAMSWMSELDKKYNLTDDSYGLGDFFEDLKKKGYIDDKGPDGQFKLQAKGEQKIRKSALEEIFGKLKRGGRGDHTTPKTGIGDEPSADRREFRFGDAAEQIELTESIRNAQIEHGIGDDFFLTEQDLEVTELEHKSQTSTVLMIDISHSMILYGEDRITPAKKVAMALAELVKIKYPKDNLDIIVFGNDAWQISVKDLPYLMVGPYHTNTVAGLELAMDLLRRRKTSNKQIFMITDGKPTCLKEGLKYYKNSFGLDRKVVNKTLNLAAQCRRLNIPITTFMIASDPYLQQFVEEFTQVNNGQAYYSGLQGLGDLVFRDYGRNRKRRM, encoded by the coding sequence ATGGCAGCCGGATATAGATTCTCAGATTATGTGCCGGAGGAAACCCAGGACAAGGGCTTTGAGTCTTTGCTCCAGATTTTCCTCCAATTGATTACACTTACCGCCGGAGACGTGGCCGAAGCCATGTCCTGGATGAGCGAGCTGGACAAGAAGTACAACTTAACAGATGACTCCTATGGGCTGGGCGATTTCTTTGAGGACCTCAAGAAAAAGGGTTACATAGATGACAAAGGCCCCGATGGGCAGTTCAAACTACAGGCCAAAGGCGAGCAGAAGATCAGGAAAAGCGCGCTGGAGGAGATCTTCGGGAAACTGAAGAGAGGGGGCCGCGGAGATCACACCACGCCCAAAACCGGCATCGGTGATGAACCCTCGGCAGACCGTCGCGAATTCCGCTTCGGGGATGCCGCCGAGCAGATTGAGCTCACTGAATCTATCCGCAACGCGCAGATTGAGCACGGCATAGGCGATGATTTCTTTTTGACAGAGCAAGACCTGGAGGTAACCGAGCTCGAGCACAAGTCCCAAACCAGCACCGTGCTCATGATTGACATCTCGCACTCCATGATCCTGTACGGCGAAGACCGCATCACACCCGCCAAGAAAGTGGCCATGGCCCTCGCCGAGCTGGTTAAAATCAAGTACCCCAAAGACAACCTGGACATCATTGTTTTCGGGAATGACGCCTGGCAGATAAGTGTGAAAGACCTTCCGTACCTCATGGTGGGCCCGTACCACACCAACACCGTGGCGGGGCTGGAGTTGGCCATGGACCTGCTGCGCCGCCGCAAGACCAGCAACAAGCAGATCTTCATGATCACAGACGGCAAGCCCACGTGTCTGAAAGAAGGGCTGAAGTATTACAAGAACAGTTTCGGGCTGGATAGAAAGGTGGTGAACAAGACGCTCAACCTGGCGGCCCAGTGCCGGCGGCTGAACATTCCTATTACCACCTTCATGATTGCCTCAGATCCGTACCTGCAGCAGTTTGTGGAGGAGTTCACCCAGGTAAACAACGGGCAGGCCTACTACAGCGGCTTGCAAGGGCTGGGAGATCTGGTGTTCAGGGATTATGGCCGTAACCGGAAGAGAAGGATGTAG